One Yoonia sp. BS5-3 genomic window carries:
- the murB gene encoding UDP-N-acetylmuramate dehydrogenase yields MLKLPQVRGTLTPQRALSELTWMRVGGPAEMLFQPADIDDLSDFLAGLDPAVPVFPMGVGSNLIVRDGGIAGVVIRLGRGFNAIDIGDDVVTAGAAALDAHVARKAADAGFDLTFLRTIPGSIGGAVRMNAGCYGHYVADVLTSATVVLRDGTVTQLPAEALQLSYRQSVLPDGAVIVDACFAPPKGAPEQLAQRMVDQLTKRDETQPTKDRTAGSTFRNPAGFSSTGRADDVHDLKAWKVIDNAGMRGATLGGAVMNTKHSNFLTNAGGATAADLEDLGEEVRKKVYDSQQIALEWEIMRVGRRTGENPAK; encoded by the coding sequence ATGCTTAAACTCCCGCAGGTGCGTGGCACATTGACCCCGCAGCGCGCGCTGTCCGAGCTGACATGGATGCGCGTTGGTGGCCCCGCAGAAATGCTTTTTCAGCCCGCAGATATTGATGATTTATCCGATTTTCTGGCGGGCCTTGATCCTGCGGTGCCGGTCTTTCCGATGGGTGTCGGTAGCAATTTGATCGTCCGCGATGGCGGGATTGCAGGTGTTGTGATCCGGCTGGGGCGTGGCTTTAACGCGATTGATATCGGCGATGATGTGGTGACTGCTGGCGCGGCTGCTTTGGACGCGCATGTGGCCCGCAAGGCCGCCGATGCAGGGTTTGATCTGACCTTTTTGCGTACCATTCCTGGATCGATTGGCGGTGCCGTGCGCATGAATGCAGGATGTTATGGTCATTATGTCGCCGATGTTTTGACATCAGCCACTGTGGTGCTGCGTGATGGCACCGTCACCCAGCTTCCGGCGGAGGCCCTGCAGTTGTCCTATCGTCAAAGCGTTCTGCCCGATGGCGCTGTCATTGTGGATGCCTGCTTTGCCCCGCCCAAAGGCGCGCCCGAGCAACTGGCCCAGCGTATGGTTGATCAGCTTACCAAGCGCGATGAGACCCAGCCCACAAAGGATCGGACCGCCGGATCGACCTTTCGGAACCCGGCTGGGTTTTCCTCAACCGGACGGGCGGATGATGTGCATGATCTGAAGGCCTGGAAGGTCATTGATAATGCCGGGATGCGCGGTGCCACCTTGGGCGGCGCCGTAATGAACACCAAGCATTCCAACTTTCTGACCAATGCGGGCGGTGCGACCGCTGCCGATCTTGAGGATTTGGGTGAAGAGGTGCGGAAAAAGGTTTACGATTCCCAGCAGATCGCGCTAGAATGGGAAATTATGCGGGTTGGTCGCCGGACGGGCGAAAATCCAGCGA